The following proteins are encoded in a genomic region of Arachis stenosperma cultivar V10309 chromosome 4, arast.V10309.gnm1.PFL2, whole genome shotgun sequence:
- the LOC130976787 gene encoding oleoyl-acyl carrier protein thioesterase 1, chloroplastic-like — MLKASCNGSDRVQFMAQCGFAGQPASVLVRRRSVSAVGFRYPMNRVLSVRAIVSDRDGAVVNRVGAEAGTLADRLRLGSLTEDGLSYKEKFIVRSYEVGINKTATVETIANLLQEVGCNHAQSVGYSTDGFATTPTMRKLGLIWVTARMHIEVYKYPAWSDVVEIETWCQGEGRVGIRRDFILKDYATDQVIGRATSKWLMMNQETRRLQKVSDDVREEVLIYCPREPRLAIPEENSNCLKKIPKLEDPGQYSRLRLMPRRADLDMNQHVNNVTYIGWVLESMPQEIIDSHELHSITLDYRRECQRDDIVDSLTSIEGDGVLLEVNGTNGSSVAWEHGQAYQQFLHLLKLSTDEGLEINRGRTAWRKKASRL; from the exons ATGTTGAAGGCTTCATGCAACGGCTCAGACCGGGTTCAATTCATGGCCCAATGCGGGTTCGCGGGTCAGCCCGCTTCCGTTCTCGTTCGTCGGAGGAGCGTGTCCGCCGTCGGATTCCGCTATCCGATGAACAGGGTATTGTCGGTTCGCGCCATCGTGTCGGACCGGGACGGGGCGGTGGTGAACCGGGTCGGAGCGGAGGCGGGGACCTTGGCGGACCGGCTGCGGCTTGGGAGCTTGACAGAGGATGGACTGTCTTACAAGGAGAAGTTCATTGTGAGGAGCTATGAAGTTGGAATCAATAAGACTGCCACCGTTGAAACCATTGCTAATCTCTTGCag GAGGTTGGATGTAATCATGCTCAAAGTGTTGGATATTCTACTGATGGTTTCGCAACAACTCCCACCATGAGAAAATTAGGCCTAATATGGGTTACTGCTCGGATGCATATTGAAGTCTACAAATACCCTGCTTG GAGTGATGTAGTTGAGATAGAGACATGGTGTCAAGGGGAAGGGAGGGTTGGAATCAGACGCGATTTTATACTAAAAGACTATGCGACCGATCAAGTCATCGGAAGAGCTACAAG CAAGTGGTTGATGATGAATCAGGAGACTAGAAGACTACAAAAGGTGTCTGACGATGTTCGAGAGGAAGTTTTAATTTACTGTCCTCGGGAGCCCAG GTTAGCAATTCCTGAGGAGAACAGCAATTGCTTGAAAAAAATTCCGAAGTTGGAAGATCCTGGTCAATATTCCAGGCTTAGACTTATG CCTAGAAGAGCAGATCTAGATATGAATCAGCATGTTAACAATGTCACTTATATTGGTTGGGTTCTTGAG AGCATGCCTCAAGAAATCATTGATAGCCATGAACTGCACAGTATCACCTTGGATTATAGACGAGAGTGCCAACGAGACGACATAGTTGATTCCCTCACCAGCATTGAGGGCGACGGGGTGCTTCTGGAAGTCAATGGCACCAACGGATCCTCCGTAGCATGGGAGCACGGTCAAGCCTATCAACAGTTTCTACATCTGCTTAAATTGTCCACCGACGAAGGACTCGAGATAAACCGAGGACGAACAGCATGGAGAAAGAAAGCTTCAAGATTATGA